The DNA segment TCTCTGAGGTTATAAGCCTACTTTGCCTAATTACAGACAATATAGAGAACAAGGTCCACAAGCTAGTGTTCGACTTTAATGAATCAAACTTCTCTTGTGTGAATGGCCATGAAATTGGGTTTTTAGCGAGTAGATTAAATATCAGGAAAAAATCACTGCTATGTTCTGCAACACCAATAGCATCTAAGTTTTTTTGGTTTAAAAGACCCGCACGATTAAGGAATTCGATACTACAAAGAAAATTTCTAGCAGGGCCGCGTATATGTTTTCTTACTAAATCAGAGGTGTTTTGTGTTACGAGTCCAATCTGGATAAAAAAATCCAGTATTTCAGTGACTGACTTAAAATATCTAGCACGCGCATTGGGAATAGCATTTTCAGGAAGGGAATCTCCCTTAATATTACGAACTAGTGCTTGGTAGACAACGTGAGATTCCTGATGTTTTTTGGGGAAATTTTCGTGAAAACACTGATAAATTTTAAAAATATTATTTTGATCGCCCGGCTCAAGTCTTCGTAGGGCTTTTATAGATGGATGATCGCCGAAAAGATACCTCAAAAATCCTTTGCGTTGGTCATAATTTTTTAAAGCGATTTGTATCTCGATTGGCAAAGGCATATACAACTCCAATTATTAAATATTGTTGTAGAGAGTTAATGCAACAAACTATCTATAGTTTTATGATATATTGAAAAACTTAGAAATATTAAGTGTTTCAAAGAAGAAAATCATTATCAAAAAGAAGAATGTAAATTGCTAATTTACGCTTCAACAAACTTAACCGACACTATTTAAAGCGTGTCGAATTAACGATTCTAAGGATAAAGTCGTGTCTTTAATCTGCAATACCGCCCGATTTGCTTCTTGAGCCTTGTAGCCTAAGGCAACTAACGCAGAAATTGCGTCCTGCTGGACATGTTGTAATGATCGAATAATATTTTTATCGAGCTCTATAGATTGGTTATGGGATAAACTTTTTAAACGATCACGCATTTCGATGATTAAGCGTTCAGCAGTTTTTTTTCCGATACCCGGAACTGCCTGTAAAGCACTCACATTTTGTTGTTCGACACAACGAATAAATTCTGAAGTTTCTATTTTTGATAAAATTCCTAGCGCAACTTTGGGTCCTACGCCATTTACTTTTAATAATTGTGTAAATAATGCTCGCTCATCGGCTGTGCTAAATCCATACAAAAAATGGCCGTCTTCACGCACAATAAACTGTGTATATAAAAAAACTTTTTCTCCACATTCCGGCAATTGATAAAAAGTGTGCATAGAAGCTTGCACTTCATAGGTAAACGCATCGGCCACTTCAACTAATAAATACGGTGGCTGTTTTTCAATCAGTATGCCGCGCAATCGATTGATCATCGTCTTCTTCCTCGGCGAAATCCTTGTTTAAGTCCTCGCTCTCCCGTTTGCCGCACTTGCGCATGGCAAATCGCAATCGCCAACGCATCGGCAGCATCCGCTTGTGGTGAGCGATCCAGATTTAATAACAAGCGTACCATATGTTGTACCTGTTGTTTACTCGCGGCCCCATAACCCACCACCGATTGTTTGACTTGTCGCGCAGAATACTCACTGACCATTAATTTAGCCATTGCTGCTGCCGTTAACGCAGCGCCTCTGGCTTGACCTAATTTTAGTGCAGCATTCGGGTTAATATGCATAAATACTTGTTCTATGGCCACTTCATTCGGTTTATATTGAGCAACGATACTTTGCAAACCGGTATATATTTTTTCCAGTCGTTCAGAAAAAGCAATACTTGCGATTTTAATACAACCGCTATCGAGATAGTTTAATTGTGAACCTGCAATTTGAATGACGCCATAACCGGTAATACACGAACCCGGATCAATACCTAAAATAATGACGTTTTTAGCTACATTATGGCTTTGGTGATTCAGCATTAAGCTTGATTGGTATAGACATTTTGCACATCGTCTAAATCTTCTAGCATATCAATTAAGTGTTCCAGTTTTTCTTGATCCTCAGTATTCAGATCAACTTTCGTACTCGCCAACCAAGTCACTTCGCTATTCGCCAAATTTAATTTTTTTTCTTGAAAAAGTTTAGTTAAGACGGTTAATTGACTTTCTTCAACCCAAATATCAATACTATTATCAGGATAAGTGATAGCGTCTTCGGCGCCTGCCTCTAAAGCAATCTCCAAAATACGCTCTTCTTCGGAACCGGGTGGGAAAGTAATCACCCCTTTTTTACTAAATAAATAAGCAACCGATCCTGTCGTGCCTAAATTACCGCCAGATTTGCTAAATGCGTGGCGTACTTCAGCGACGGTGCGATTGCGATTATCGGTTAAGGTATCAACTAAAACAGCAACGCCTTTAGGTCCATAACCTTCATAACGAATTTCTTCCATTTGCGCACCATCTAAACCGCCAGCACCGCGCTTGGTGGCACGGTCAATGGTATCTCGGGTCATATTAGCGGATAAACCTTTATCAACCGCCAAACGCAAACGTGGATTACTATTTAAATCAGCGCCTCCCATTCTAGCAGCCACTGTGATTTCGCGGATTAGTTTGGTAAATAATTTACCGCGTTTAGCATCTTGTTTATTTTTTCGATGCTGGATATTTGCCCATTTACTATGTCCTGCCATAACAACTCTCTTCTAATTATACATCTACTTAAACTATACCCATGCGCTATTATAAATTACCTTCACAAAAAATTTGATTATATTGGATCGCCGTCACTAAGGAGGTCATTGGTAATAGCCAAATTAAACCGATTCCTAAGGTCATCAACGCTAAAAGTCCAAATACTAAACTGGTTACAATAATCAAACCAACATTTTTAAAAAAATGTTTATTTACTGACTGAAAGGCCAAACTTAAACTTTCTTTCCAGGTTAGTTTTTGATCTAAGATCAGCAACACAGTCATATAGACGAGGACCGAAAAGTAAAAATATAGAAAGAAACAGATAAAAAAAATAAGTAATAAAAAAACACTGCCGAAACCTGATCCTAGGAAAGCAATCTGTTGCTTAAATAATGTGCTATGTAAAAGAATATTCGTGCCAGAGATGATAAAGCTATTAAATAGATAGAGTAATAATGCAATAATTAACAATGGCCGCCAAGCATGACGAAATGAAAAAACCATATTTGCATGAATAGCTTGATTACGTAAATGTTGTAAAGCCATATAGGCTAACGAAGCGGTTAATAAAAAACGTAACACTTCAACGATAGCAACCACAATAAATTTAAGCCCTAGCTTTAAGTTATACAAAAAGCCTGCATTATGCGCACTTGCCAATGACAATATAAACACGTCATATAAAGCTAATACTAAGCCTAATACTAGACAAGCCGCCGCCATCACCAGTATGAAGTAAAGAAAACCTAGCCAAAAAGCGGCTTTCATTCCTTTTACCCGATACCAAGCCTCCAAAAAGATCGCTTTAATTGGAATACGGTAATCACCGCTCATCGCTTTGCTAAAATTTGCCGTAGTAGAATCTGACATAGACTTAATGATTATCCAAAAAAATATGCTGATACTCAAGAACAAACAACAATGCTATCATTGGCATTAACCAAGTAAACCCACGACAGCATGCAATAAAACTGCAATGACTTACCTAAAATAAGCCACAAAGACACCAAAGCCAAATTTTAATACACAATCGGCTTTGCGTGGATTCAATCGACACAAATGTGCTCATATTATTATTAATGGCTTTAAAAGCGCAAGCTAAACTCGCTTTAAGTGTCTAATTTTGCACTAAAACGAGTAAACTCGCCATAATAGCAACTCTTGTTAAATAGTTTGTAAAACCATATGTAAAAAAATATAGGTATCTGACAATACCCTATACAAGTCAATAGAAATTGAAAAACTTTAGGACAATGTTGGTAAATGAAAAAAACCATCATTAATTATTTGTAACTTGCAGGTTTTTTGTGACATTATAGAATTAATTTTTCGCCTGATAACTTTACAATAATAACTTTTTGGGTAGGATTACCTATGAAAAAATTGATTTGTCACGTTCAAATGTACTTGAAACTCTTCCAAACATACCAAATGCTCAAAAAGTAGTTTTTCCTACAAAACAGTCAACTAGCACCCAAATATTTCAAAAATTTTATTACATCAACAAAATTTACTCACCTTATTTGGAACTTCCACCCAAGCATATAAAAATACTTTCGCTAAATAGATTTCCAATACCCAAAGATTTACACATTATATTTAGTGAGTATGTGAAAAATATTGAATCTCCTGATGTAAACCGGAGAATTTTAGCTCAAAGCTCTTTACGCGGCAAAGATTCGGAATATTTTATGGGGCAGGGTTCTGTTTATTCAAAACAGATAATTATTAATAGAAAGGCAATGAAGCAATTATTAAATAATCATCATGGAGTTAGTATTGTTATAGCTACTGAAAGAGGTGGCGCATCCGTTCTTGACTTACTTAAAAATCTGCGTTTTCAGTCAAGCTTATCAAAAAAGGACTCTGGGAAAATCTCATCAATAAAAATTTCTAAAGTTTCTCAAAAATCGATTGATGAACATGAAATGAAAGAAGCAGTGTATGAAATTAAGAAAAATCCATGGAGTAGCCTATTTACGAACGAAGGCGCTACTATAACAACAAAGCCGTTAATGCCAGAATATAGCAGAAAAGAACATATTCAGCGCTTAGAAGAAGCTATTATATTGGCAATAAAAAATGGGCATAAAACAATAGGCCTTGTCGATACCATGGTTTCAGGAATGTCCGCTCGTATCTTGATCAAGATCGCACGAAAAATCGGGTCATTATACCGCAATGTAAAATTTAATATTTTAATACATCAACACACTTTGGAAATAGATGAACCTTATGCTCACCCGAATGCTTATAGTCTCTACTCTAGCAAAAAAACTATTAAATTATCTGCAAATAATGATTTCCTTATAGAAAAAATTATTCCACAAAAAGCAATTATTGTTAATGAAAAAGAAAAAAGTAAAACAATATGTTTTGGAAAAATAACCTTTGCTAATGGCAATGAAAAAAATGAACATAACTATAATTCTATTATAGGAGAAGATGTCGGTTTTCAGCTAAGCTACGAAGGGCCTAATACGAGTAAGCCGTTTTTTGTTTTTGATCATAATCTGAATGTGGTTGTTTTAAAACCCTCTGGGGGGGGCAACAGCCCGAGAAGCTGTGCAAATGCTAGTAACTGGAGAACTTGATCACGGATTAAACGAATGTGGAATTTTGCTTGAAGATAATTCAAACTTAATTCAGTTAAAGGGTGAATCTTCTAAGAACTTTAAAAAAGTATCGCTTGAGAAGAATACATGCAATACACAAATGTGGAAAAGACCAGCGCAGACGCAGAGTGAACCTAGTGAAATAAAAATGAGCAAAAAGCAAAAAAAATCATTGAAAAAAGCTTATCCCAAGCAAGGACAAGAGCAAGAACTCAATTCTTATACCCAACAGGTGCATTCAATAAATAAACGCAACATTTTTTAGTGGCAATTTCAGCCAATAAGTGGCACACCCGCGTTGCTTTTACAACTGCGGATGGCAATTAGACATAATAGCGCCCTAGCGTTTTTATTTTTTACGAATCTGTAGTGATAACTCTTTCAATTGTTGATCAGAAACGGGACTTGGAGCGTGCGTTAGCGGACAACTCGCTGTCTGGGTTTTTGGAAAAGCGATGACATCCCGTATGGATTTTGCTCCGGTCATCAACATCATCAAGCGATCCAAACCAAATGCCAAGCCACCATGCGGTGGACAACCAAATTTAAGTGCTTCGAGTAAAAAACCAAATTTTTCTTTTTGTTCAGTTTCATTAATATTTAATAAATCAAACACCGCCGACTGCAAATGCGTATCATGAATACGTATTGAACCGCCTCCAATTTCACAGCCATTTAATACCATATCGTAAGCTCTTGATAAGCATGATCCAGGATTGGCTTGTAATTCAGCAGCATCATTGACTTTAGGTGCTGTAAAAGGGTGATGCAAGGCTTGCCAACGTTTTTCTTGCGCATCATATTCAAATAAGGGAAAGTCCACTATCCATAAAGGTGACCATTCATCCTTAACACACTTAAGGTCGTGACCCAATTTGACACGTAAAGCACCCAAGGATTCACTGACCATTTTTGCTGTGCCAGCACCAAAGAAAATAATATCGCCACTTTCTGCCCTGACACGTTGTAAAATGGCTTCGACTGTCGCCTCTGGAATAAATTTCAAGATCGGCGACTGCAGACCTTCCAGTCCCAATGCGCGATCGATCACTTTTATATAAGCCAAACCTTTAGCGCCAAAGATAGCAACGTATTGTGTATACTCTTCAATGGCTTTACGACTTAAATCCCCGCCTTTAGGAATACGCAATGCGGTTACTCGTCCTTGTGTATCATTCGCCGGCCCCGAAAAAACTTTAAATTCGATGTCTTTAACCAAATCAGCAATGTCAACTAATTCAAACGGAATACGTAAATCAGGTTTATCACTACCATAGCGTTGCATCGCTGTTGCATACGTCATGCGCCGAAAAGGATTGGGTAAATCCACATCCAATAATTCTTTGAATAAGTGACGAATCAATGCTTCATTGAGTGTTTGGATATCCTCTTCATTACAAAAAGACATTTCCATATCCAGCTGCGTAAATTCAGGTTGTCGATCGGCGCGTAGATCTTCGTCGCGAAAACAACGTACGATTTGGTAGTATCGATCAAATCCGGACATCATCAATAATTGCTTAAATAATTGTGGTGATTGCGGCAACGCATAAAATTCACCGGGATGAACGCGACTCGGTACCAAATAATCACGAGCCCCTTCAGGTGTCGCTTTCGTTAACATGGGTGTCTCTATATCGAAAAATCCTTTTTCATCAAAAAAACGCCGTATCAATTGCACGACGTGTGTCCGCAAGCGAAAACGTTCTTGGACTTCTGGTCGTCGTAAATCCAGATAGCGATAGCGTAAAGCAACTTCTTCACTCACCGGTGTATAGGCATCGATAGAAATCGGTAAGGGTGCTGAAGTATTTAAAATACTAAGTTGGGTCGCTTGTAATTCAACCGCTCCAGATTTTAAATGGGCATTCTCGGTGCCTTTCGGGCGCAAACAGACTTTTCCACTAATTTGCACCACATATTCATTACGTAATGTTTCTGCTTGCTTAAATAGATCCGCTTGTTCTGGATTAAAAACCACTTGCAAGAGTCCAGTGCGATCGCGACAATCGATGAAAATGATGCCGCCATGATCACGACGATGATGTACCCAGCCACAAACTTGCACGGTTTCATTAACTAAGTTTTGGCTTATTTGCTGGCTATAATGTGTTCTTTGCATAATATACTCTTCGCACTTAAATTTTTGTCTGTGTTGCTGCTCAATTCGCAATCCTCATGTATAGAAAATACACTCTGGTTGCTTCATTATCGCGGCGCCTTGCCAAAAACTCAATTGCTGTGAGGATATTTTTAAGTTAAGAGGATTTTTCACCCGATTTATCCGTTTTGTTAGTTTTTTCGACAGGTTTTTCGGCAACGGTGTCTTTGTTTTTCTTTTCAGTCGTGTTACTTTCTTTATTCGTTTCCGCAGGTTTACTCGCGTCCTCAGTTTTAGCTTTTTCTGAGTTTTCCACTTTTTTAGCCGGTGGATTTTTAAAGTCCGTGACATACCATCCACTGCCCTTTAAATGAAAAGCCGCTGCTGAAACCAATTTCTTCAGTGCAGGTTCTTTACAGACTGGACAATCGGTCAAAGGCTCTTCACTAAAGCTTTGTATCGTATCAAAAGTATGCCCGCAAGCCTTACACTGATATTCATAGATAGGCATAGTGTCCTCAATTATTTTTGCATTCATTCGGATATTGTGGTCAACCCGACAGCCAGTAAAAAATACTAGACTATTGTTTACGGTGTCGCGTCATTAATCGGCATTTTAATCCAGTGTTTACAGTTTGGCCAGCAGGATCACTTATCTTTTCTGGGTAGGTATCTAATTTGAACCCTTTTTTTAAAATTCTCAATTTTATTGAGATTCTTGTTGAGTAAGGCAGTATTATCGCTCAACTTTTCATGACAGATAAAATAGTTGTATTGGCGAAGCCTAGATTCTTTTAAATGCAATATGTCTATTGACATTGTGGGTCGTCACTTTTTTTAGCAATTGTTTTTTCTCAATTGCCATACGAGCTCCGGAAATTTTTATTTTAATTGTCCGTAATAAATTTAATAAACAATGCTAACCAAGTTATTCCTGCAAAGCTAGGGTTTATTAGCAAAAGAAAACATTCCTTCGTTTTCTTTTTTTAAAATTTTTAGGAGCAAATTTTAAGTATAATTTATTTCAACTTAACTTCAATAGAAGAATCATAGGACCTATCGTTGGACACTTGACTTGCAGTATTTGCAAAAAAAGCACTTTTGTTTGTTGCTTTTTGGCCATAATCATTACATTTCGATTCAAATTCAACACGTTTATCTTTACCTCTACTCTGCTCAGTTATTTCTTTAAATAACTCTATTAACATATCCGATAAAGTAAATGATGCACCTTTAACATCGTAGATTTCTTTTGCTTTTTCGTAATTCTTAAAAAGAACTCTAGCTTGTACGGAATAATCTGAAAACAACTTTTCGCAGGCTATTGTATAGCTATCATATAAATCGTTTACGGTAGTAGAAATAGACTCAGGTAGCGTATCCTTCGGATCAATTTGCCGTTGAGTTTGCTTTTCTACCAACCATTTTATAAGTTCCTCAAGGGATGGAAATTTTTCTTCCTCGGTTACATAACGAATAAAATAATTGTATGCCGATATTTGCCCAGAAAGTGGGCCGAACTTCTCCTCAGCAGCATCTAGCCATTTGTTTTTAGAAACCGGATCAATACTGTAGGGGCGGAGAGTCAATGGACAAATTTCCGTTTTATGTTCTGTTGTATTTTCCTTATTATTATAATTTTTTTTGGAAGCAGGGATTGCTAGCTCCAGAAAATTATTGGGTATGTCTATAGCTTCTACCTTTTTAGAAGGATCTACTAGTTTTGTCAATGCCAATATTTCCCCCACTGATAAGGTATATAAAAGGTCATCCCCTTCCCTAGTAGACTGATCTTTAGCTAAAGAAAGCTCAATAGGCTTTCCTATGTTTTCGGGTGAAATTCTTATTGAATTTGGATCATGTTTAGGAGCTCCATCCAACATAATGAGCGTATTATCAGACAGTCTTAAGGAGTTCTGATATAAAGAACGAACCCAGTTATTAAATTTCTTAGGATCTTGTTTTGCTTGCTTCAACATCGAAGCGTACGTTTGGTAAAGGGCTAATTGATGCAACGTCGATCCGTCATAAGGGTAATCCAATTCATCTAAAAGATTGAGATGATGTTTTGTGCCTATCGTTCTTAAACGATTTGGCCTATTGTCAAGTTTAGGGCTCACAACGCAAT comes from the Rickettsiella endosymbiont of Rhagonycha lignosa genome and includes:
- the ruvA gene encoding Holliday junction branch migration protein RuvA, with translation MINRLRGILIEKQPPYLLVEVADAFTYEVQASMHTFYQLPECGEKVFLYTQFIVREDGHFLYGFSTADERALFTQLLKVNGVGPKVALGILSKIETSEFIRCVEQQNVSALQAVPGIGKKTAERLIIEMRDRLKSLSHNQSIELDKNIIRSLQHVQQDAISALVALGYKAQEANRAVLQIKDTTLSLESLIRHALNSVG
- the ruvC gene encoding crossover junction endodeoxyribonuclease RuvC, which produces MLNHQSHNVAKNVIILGIDPGSCITGYGVIQIAGSQLNYLDSGCIKIASIAFSERLEKIYTGLQSIVAQYKPNEVAIEQVFMHINPNAALKLGQARGAALTAAAMAKLMVSEYSARQVKQSVVGYGAASKQQVQHMVRLLLNLDRSPQADAADALAIAICHAQVRQTGERGLKQGFRRGRRR
- a CDS encoding YebC/PmpR family DNA-binding transcriptional regulator, with translation MAGHSKWANIQHRKNKQDAKRGKLFTKLIREITVAARMGGADLNSNPRLRLAVDKGLSANMTRDTIDRATKRGAGGLDGAQMEEIRYEGYGPKGVAVLVDTLTDNRNRTVAEVRHAFSKSGGNLGTTGSVAYLFSKKGVITFPPGSEEERILEIALEAGAEDAITYPDNSIDIWVEESQLTVLTKLFQEKKLNLANSEVTWLASTKVDLNTEDQEKLEHLIDMLEDLDDVQNVYTNQA
- the aspS gene encoding aspartate--tRNA ligase — protein: MQRTHYSQQISQNLVNETVQVCGWVHHRRDHGGIIFIDCRDRTGLLQVVFNPEQADLFKQAETLRNEYVVQISGKVCLRPKGTENAHLKSGAVELQATQLSILNTSAPLPISIDAYTPVSEEVALRYRYLDLRRPEVQERFRLRTHVVQLIRRFFDEKGFFDIETPMLTKATPEGARDYLVPSRVHPGEFYALPQSPQLFKQLLMMSGFDRYYQIVRCFRDEDLRADRQPEFTQLDMEMSFCNEEDIQTLNEALIRHLFKELLDVDLPNPFRRMTYATAMQRYGSDKPDLRIPFELVDIADLVKDIEFKVFSGPANDTQGRVTALRIPKGGDLSRKAIEEYTQYVAIFGAKGLAYIKVIDRALGLEGLQSPILKFIPEATVEAILQRVRAESGDIIFFGAGTAKMVSESLGALRVKLGHDLKCVKDEWSPLWIVDFPLFEYDAQEKRWQALHHPFTAPKVNDAAELQANPGSCLSRAYDMVLNGCEIGGGSIRIHDTHLQSAVFDLLNINETEQKEKFGFLLEALKFGCPPHGGLAFGLDRLMMLMTGAKSIRDVIAFPKTQTASCPLTHAPSPVSDQQLKELSLQIRKK
- a CDS encoding zinc ribbon domain-containing protein yields the protein MPIYEYQCKACGHTFDTIQSFSEEPLTDCPVCKEPALKKLVSAAAFHLKGSGWYVTDFKNPPAKKVENSEKAKTEDASKPAETNKESNTTEKKNKDTVAEKPVEKTNKTDKSGEKSS